The genomic segment TGGACGAGCGGCTGCAAAAATGTCCAGTTATCACCGGAGGTGAACAGTTTGGCGAGGCCTGCCAGAAATTTTTCGATGAAAGCGCGTTCTTCTTCGTGACTTGCCGGGGGGGCAAGCCCGAGGATAGAAATGCCGTCCAGAGAAGCGTCCATGCGCGATCTTTGTTCAGGGGTCAGCGCCTTGATGGGTTTATCCAATTTGTCATAAGGCGCAGGCAGAGGCATCAGGTTCGCCGGGTTGATAACGGCGAGTTGATCTCCGGATTGGCTGAAATCAGAGATGGTCATCTTCTTTTTCATGGGTTGTCCTTTTTCTTTGGATTCGGAGAATCCAGCCGGGTTGCCGCTTCCGCCCAGGTGGCGCCTGATGGAATATGTTTTCCCTCCCAGGAAATCTTCTGGGACAGCAGGCCGGAAATCTGCTTTTCGAGTTTTGATCCCCGTCTGTTCGGTTCGTCATCCCAGCGGATGCGGTACAGGGCGAAAATTCGCGTTATATAATGCAGCGAGCGGGTGAACGGCAGATAGATGAGAAAGAGATCAAACAGAATAATGTGCAGCACTGTCATCGGATGAAGATGCGGCGGCGAAAGCGTGATGAGGCCCAGCCAGTAAGTCCGGTATTCGGCAAGCGTCGGATCGAGAACAATCCAGGCATACAGGCCGCTTAAATAAACGAGAAAGAAGAAGGCGTAGTTGAAAAAATTAAACGGCGTGGCGTAAGTCCTGAGCCCCCGATCAGCCAGGCGGACAATCGGCATGCCGATGCAGCCGAAGGTGCCGCCGATGAAGGCGATGCCGCCCGTTGCCAGCAGGAGATAGTAAAAGATCTGCCCCGCCGGCTGTTCCGACGCAGCCGAAATATTTATTCCGAAAACGATGGCGCAGGCGGCAAAGAAGCAGAGAATATGAAAGGTGATAATGAAAATGAAACCGAGGTGCCAAGGCAGCAGAACCGCCCAATAGAAGCGGTTGCGCTTGAAATATTCGCCCATGTAAAAATTATCTTTGAGCGCGTAGAAAAGGCTTCGCAAGCGGTGCTTGGGCCTGGGCTTTGTCCACCACTCGGGCTGTTCGTAGTATGAACCCCCGTACTGGTAATGTTCCTCATGAATCACCGGATAAAGATCCCAGCGGATATGAGGCGGCATGGCAAGCCATGCCCGGGCTTTAATGGTGTACATGGCGACGATGAAAACATACGCCACATATGTCAAAACGATGACCAGAGTTTCCATTTCATCCATTTCCTTTTATCTTACGGACTGTTCAGAACACCCGGCGCGCCGTAAAAATTCGCCTCGTGAGTCATGCCGGGGATTACACCGGGAAATGACTGGCGATTGGCAAAGCGGCAGGAGGTTCCGGCAACTTGTCTAAACGCAACCCGTAGGCTTCGAGAGGCCGGCCAGTTTGCAGGCTCCTTTGGCAGGTCCCGTGGGGAAAAGTTCGTAGAGCTTTTTCATGTCGATCCCCAGATCTTTGCAGATTTTCCGGATCATGGGGGCAATGCCGAACTGCTGATAGTAATTGCGCAGGTAATTGATCACTTTCCAATGTTCTTCGGTCAACTTGCCTTCGATATCTTCCACATGGGCATAAGCTTCTGCAAATTCTTCGTTCCACTTGTCGAGTTCCTGAAGAAACCCGTCTTCATCCACTTCATAAATTTTACCTGCCAATTCGATTTGCGGCATATTGAGAACCTCCTGAAAATATTTTTATTCAATCATCAATTTCTGTGTGCGAACGTCCCGATCTTGAGGGCGCGCCGGTATGCTTATTAAAATCCTCCTGCATCACGCTTCCGGAGGGAAGGAGAAATGATTTTACTTTGTCTTTCCGCCCGATGCTGTCTGGCTTTGCCAATGATCGCCTGCGCCCACCCGGCTGCGCCGAGCGCATGCAGATGCGTGAATCCGGCAAAAATATTATACCGGCACAGGCCTTCCCGCTTACCGTCCATCCCCGTTCCCCGGAGAACGCGGCACGCTGTGAAGCTTTCACTTTCGTGCAGGGTCAGGACCCGGCAGTAATGAAACTCATGCCCGGTGACCTTTGTGCCCACGGGGAAGAAGGGGTTTTGCCGATCAACTTCCAGGGTGATGTAGCCATGCCCCTGTGGCCGGTGCTCCATGCTGAAGGAAACCGGCAGCGCGCCGGACATGGGATAGTGTGCATCACCGATGGTCAGTGATTCTCCCAGGTAGATGAATCCTCCGCATTCCGCATAAATCGGCAGGCCCCGCTCAGCGGCTGCTTTCAGGGAAAGACGGAAGGACGCGTTTTCGGCAAGGCGCCCGGCTTGCGTTTCAGGGAAGCCTCCGCCGATGTATAAGGCATCCACGTCCGGGAGGCTCTTTTCCGCAAGCGCGC from the Deltaproteobacteria bacterium HGW-Deltaproteobacteria-6 genome contains:
- a CDS encoding sulfurtransferase TusE — protein: MPQIELAGKIYEVDEDGFLQELDKWNEEFAEAYAHVEDIEGKLTEEHWKVINYLRNYYQQFGIAPMIRKICKDLGIDMKKLYELFPTGPAKGACKLAGLSKPTGCV